The DNA sequence AGGCCGGCATGATCACCCGCCCGGTGCGCGAGCGCTCGATCACCGGCATCGGCGAGATGGTCGACAAGGGCCTGAAGGCGACCGGCTTCGAGGAGGTCGGCCTGCTGTCCCTCTCCTCCGCCGACCACACGGAGATCGGCGACATCGCCAAGGGCCTCGCCGACCGCTACGAGGACGACAAGATCGGCCTCTCCCTGCCCTCCACCCGCGTCGACGCCTTCAACATCGACCTGGCCAACGAGCTGACCCGCAACGGCCGCCGCTCGGGCCTGACCTTCGCCCCCGAGGGCGGCTCGGAGCGCATCCGCAAGGTCATCAACAAGATGGTCTCCGAGGACGACCTGATCCGCACCGTCGCCACCGCCTACGGCAACGGCTGGCGCCAGGTGAAGCTGTACTTCATGTGCGGCCTGCCCACCGAGACCGATGACGACGTCCTGCAGATCGCGGACATGGCCACCCGCGTCATCGCCAAGGGCCGCGAGGTCTCCGGCTCCAACGACATCCGCTGCACGGTCTCCATCGGCGGCTTCGTCCCCAAGCCCCACACGCCCTTCCAGTGGGCCCCGCAGCTGTCCGCCGAGGAGACGGACGAGCGCCTCACCAAGCTCCGCGACAAGATCCGCGGCGACAAGAAGTACGGCCGCTCCATCGGCTTCCGCTACCACGACGGCAAGCCCGGCATCGTCGAGGGCCTGCTCTCGCGCGGCGACCGCCGCATCGGCGCCGTCATCCGCGCGGTCTACGAGGACGGCGGCCGCTTCGACGGCTGGCGCGAGCACTTCTCCTACGACCGCTGGATGGGCTGCGCCGACAAGGCCCTCGCCCAGTTCGGCGTCGACGTCGACTGGTACACCACCCGCGAGCGCACCTACGAGGAGGTCCTGCCCTGGGACCACCTCGACTCGGGCCTCGACAAGGACTGGCTGTGGGAGGACTGGCAGGACGCCCTCGACGAGACGGAGGTCGACGACTGCCGCTGGACCCCGTGCTTCGACTGCGGGGTGTGCCCGCAGATGGACACGAGCATCCAGATCGGTCCGACCGGCAAGAAGCTGCTGCCGCTCACCGTCAAGAACG is a window from the Streptomyces capillispiralis genome containing:
- a CDS encoding TIGR03960 family B12-binding radical SAM protein, which produces MPAEAAESVKSVFPQLEALLPHVQKPIQYVGGELNSTVKPWESCDVRWALMYPDAYEVGLPNQGVMILYEVLNEQAGVLAERTYSVWPDLEALMREHDVPQFTVDGHRPVKAFDVFGLSFSTELGYTNMLTALDLAGIPLESKDRGIDDPVVLAGGHAAFNPEPIADFIDCAVIGDGEQAVLEITAIIRAWKAEGRPGGREELLLRLAKTGGVYVPGFYDVEYLPDGRIARVVPNRSGVPWRVSKHTVMDLDEWPYPKQPLVPLAETVHERMSVEIFRGCTRGCRFCQAGMITRPVRERSITGIGEMVDKGLKATGFEEVGLLSLSSADHTEIGDIAKGLADRYEDDKIGLSLPSTRVDAFNIDLANELTRNGRRSGLTFAPEGGSERIRKVINKMVSEDDLIRTVATAYGNGWRQVKLYFMCGLPTETDDDVLQIADMATRVIAKGREVSGSNDIRCTVSIGGFVPKPHTPFQWAPQLSAEETDERLTKLRDKIRGDKKYGRSIGFRYHDGKPGIVEGLLSRGDRRIGAVIRAVYEDGGRFDGWREHFSYDRWMGCADKALAQFGVDVDWYTTRERTYEEVLPWDHLDSGLDKDWLWEDWQDALDETEVDDCRWTPCFDCGVCPQMDTSIQIGPTGKKLLPLTVKNAAQAPSGHAH